The region CATGAGAACGCCAAGACCTTAGTTTCTCTGTATCATTAAGTTCTGCATACACACCCAATTTAAAAATAGGCTCAGCAGAAGAATGCGACTGCAATACAGAAATCAATGCTGCATTCAACTGCCAATTCTTTTGACTTTCTCTTAATTTAGTATTAATCTTATGTATCATTCGAGAATCTTTAGTAATCTCGTTAAAAAATCTTTTCGATCCGTAAGCCAAAAATAACTTAAAACGATAAAGCTGATCTTTCGACACATGGTCATACTTTCCACGACAAATGTTTAAAAATCTAAGAGGCGATCCTACAAATCCAGGTTCCTTTGACATTCCCTCAAAATTCTTTTCTAATTCTTGAAGTAATCTGAAGAGAGGATCTTTGGTTAGCCAAGTAGTGACTTTTGAAGATTCATCAAGCTTCAGATGAACATAGGCTTCATAAACATCCAAAATTCTCTCTGTAAATTTCTGAACCGTTTCTAGAACTTCAGGGCACGCATTGCTTCTTATTGCTTCATTAATCCCATCAACAATGGAAGATTCTAACACCTTCATCGAATCTTTCATCTCTAAAAGACAATGTTCCGTTAATTCTTGCTTCTCTCTTGCACCAAGCATCAACCCTGTTACATCCACTTCTGGCTTTCTATATGAGAGATCCACATCTGAAAACTTACTTGCGAATATTTTCCAATACTTTGGTGTACGTACGTGTAATGTTTTACCATCTTTTTCTATCAAATGAAAACACATTGATTTTTTACGATGTAGTATACAAAAATGCACAATTCCTAAAGTAAAAATTCCAATAGCAATACTTGTAATTAAATTAACAACCCGGTCATAAGTCCATTTTTCTAAAGTCCAAGGAGTAATAAGGCGCTTTTCTGTAAACAACACACCCACATTCTCAAGTATCCCTGTCATTTTAGCTAAGTTTACAACCGCCATTTTCTCTTCCCTTCTATTAACAAAAATTATTATATTGACTCAAATTCTATACACCACATATTTTTCTTTTATTAAGATTAACAATAATTTAAATAACAAAGGATACTAATGGTAAACCTCCTCTAGGAATAAATCAACTAAAAGCAATTGCCCTATGCGCTGTACAGCATGACAGGCCTTATTGCATAAATCATCTACAAGATGGTTTATGCAATAAGGCCTGTCTTAACACTATTTAAATAATTACCATCTATCATTCTGCCATATCTCAATAGTTTTAAGGAGCAAAATGACACAAGCAATTCACAATAGTGCAGAAAATTTTCAATGGGATGTTGTTAAGCTAAAATTACAAGGTCTCAAAGAAGCACGTAAAGATAACTGCTGGATTACCCATGATCTAACAACACGTTCTAATTCCTTGATGAGCAGGTTGTGTTGGCTACTTATAAAGCACTTTGATTTCTTACGGCGCTATTTTTATAACATTAATTTAGAAACATCTAGATATACTTTATTGGATATTGGAGCACATGTCCTAACACAAGATGCTGAAATAATTCAATTATTTTGTTCCGCGGTAAATAATTTTAATAGTATTGCACCAAAACATACAGTGTCATTAGCTCCTCTTTGCACAGCTATTTTAAATGATGATAAGAAATCTTTAAATCTTCCACATTTTTTTCAATCCAATAGAAAAATGGCTCAGATAATATACCCATTGTTACCTGATATAAGTAAAATTAGTTTTCAAAATTTGGAATGGCTTGCTGAATCATTCATAAAGTTAAAAGATGCCGAATCATTACAATCAATTTTTAAAGCAATAACTTTAAAGCAGGCATCGGAACTAGCTATATACATTTTAAACAAAAGAAAAAAAGAATTATGTAGACCATCACCATTAAGAGAACATTATGTATTTGCTCTTAAAAATTTAAAACAATGTCACCCCTTTTTAAAAAACTATTTTCTACTTAACCATTCCATGTTACTTCAAGGTGACGATGGTCTTGGATACGCAGCATTATCAACAGAAGGAATCCAACTAATTTTTTCAAAATTAAGAAACAAAGCATCTTTAGGAAATATGAACATACTACTTTCTAGCCACTTTGCAGAATTTCAAGAGCAATTAAGACTTATTTTCGAAGACTTTAAGAAAAATAATGACTTACAAAAATGCTGCTTTGTTATTAGAAATCGCTTAAGCACTGAACAAGAACGTCACATGACACCCATTTATCTGGAGAAGCGAGAAGGCATACTTAACATACTTATTCTCGATTGTCGGGGAGGTTTTAGTATTAGTAAATGGGACTTGAAAATAATAGAGATTATAAAAAAAGCATACATAGAAAGTGATTCTACTTCAAAATTAGAAATTTATACGCACACAGGAAGCGCTCGACAATCAGATTACTCAACTTGTAGCATATTTTCTATTCGTGATGTTGTGCACTTGGCACAAGAATCTGATGCGATTATGGCTCAGATAACTCAAAATAAAAGAGTACGAGTTAATGAACAAAATGTTTATGAAGTAGAATTTCTACCCCCAAGAATGATGGAAACTACCCAAAGCATAAAGACTATAAATCAATATACAAAACAAACTGGCACAGAAAACATGTTAATTTTTTCTAGATCAAAACCATTAGGAAAAACTCTTTCTCAGGTTCTGCAGAAACACACAGTTATGTTTAACAATGGTTTAAAAAATATGAAAATTGCTAATTTATTTCTTAAATATGAGACAATGGTTATTTCAGCAGCAATCTTACAAGGCCATTAAACCAATCCGAAGCGCTGACTTAAACGATCTAATTATACAAATTGTTTTTACAAAAGGTTGGCAAGAAATCAAGAAGATGGTAGGCTTTCTTTAGGAATAAATCAACTAAAAGTCATCTTTATGCGCTGCACGGCGTACTGTACTGCTAGTGCCTACTCTATCCAGTTTCTTTTTTCTGCTCTAAAGGCAAAAAGCAACCCAAGCATCTACAAGGATGTAGTTCATGTTCCCGTTGAGCGAAAAGATGGGATTTGTGGTGATGCTTTCTACTTTTCTTTCGGTGCTACTGTGTTTTGGGGCTTAAACGAGGAAGAAGAGCATGCTGTTTTAGAAGAGCTTAAGCCATTTGAAGAGGGAGCTCTTACTTTAAGAGAGTTTGATGAACTAACTTATGGCTACGGCCCTACTTTCAAAATACATCAAGATGAAATTACCCTTGCTGATTCATCTTCCCTTGCAAAGCTTGCTGTATCTTATGGAATTGCACAATCTGTCAAACTTGCTATCTTTGAACACTCGATTCGAGAAACGATTGAAAAAACACGCCCCCTGACTCAAAATCTGGTAAAAAAAGGCG is a window of Chlamydiales bacterium DNA encoding:
- a CDS encoding RMD1 family protein: MARNQEDGRLSLGINQLKVIFMRCTAYCTASAYSIQFLFSALKAKSNPSIYKDVVHVPVERKDGICGDAFYFSFGATVFWGLNEEEEHAVLEELKPFEEGALTLREFDELTYGYGPTFKIHQDEITLADSSSLAKLAVSYGIAQSVKLAIFEHSIRETIEKTRPLTQNLVKKGAIALSRKDIAKKIGELFIERNSINLHWDVLDTPEFFWEYPELDLLYRTTANYLDVITRVDVLNKRLDIVRELLEMLGSQLNHQHSSALEWIIIILIIMEVILALSRDFLHIF